Proteins from one Triticum aestivum cultivar Chinese Spring chromosome 7A, IWGSC CS RefSeq v2.1, whole genome shotgun sequence genomic window:
- the LOC123148991 gene encoding uncharacterized protein translates to MSSSSSTISRPSVGPDDLAGIRSIGVEPVVAEDELENTSWRRRFVKLEPARRAQVAGALLSLSAMAVLSLAVPVVLLVIFHGHQMTPVGILATALCSYVFLLQLCVRRSCSFYADFGRISYGLLLSYFSAGQIGSRAAIVILHLTMAWAATYLGYSLASHRLRMGTERAIIDGELPQPCHHGKDRAYMIANMIPVAAFIVTLIWTASMAAIIFTNDITDEFDIVFLLSYVGWIHVAVWLSYVADVPMRKVLMKEPMVSLLASLLPCLMISPVISAVCRILSILFQWLMMSFGRYP, encoded by the coding sequence ATGTCTTCCTCTTCCAGCACAATTTCCCGGCCCAGCGTTGGCCCCGACGATCTCGCCGGCATCCGCTCGATCGGAGTCGAACCCGTGGTCGCTGAAGATGAGCTTGAGAACACGTCCTGGCGACGGCGCTTTGTGAAGCTGGAGCCGGCCCGCCGTGCACAGGTGGCGGGAGCTTTGCTGTCCCTATCTGCCATGGCGGTGCTGTCCTTGGCCGTTCCCGTTGTGCTCTTGGTGATTTTCCACGGGCATCAAATGACCCCGGTTGGCATCCTGGCAACCGCTCTATGCTCCTACGTCTTCCTCCTCCAGCTCTGCGTCCGGCGGAGCTGCTCGTTTTACGCCGACTTTGGTCGCATCTCCTATGGCCTTCTCCTCTCCTACTTCAGTGCTGGTCAGATTGGCTCGCGCGCCGCCATTGTCATCCTGCACTTGACCATGGCATGGGCCGCCACATATCTTGGCTACTCTCTGGCCTCGCACCGCTTGCGCATGGGCACCGAGCGGGCCATCATCGACGGCGAGCTGCCCCAGCCGTGCCACCACGGCAAGGACAGGGCGTACATGATCGCCAATATGATTCCTGTCGCCGCGTTCATTGTGACACTGATCTGGACCGCTTCCATGGCGGCCATCATTTTTACAAACGACATCACCGATGAGTTTGACATTGTCTTTCTCCTCTCATACGTCGGTTGGATACATGTTGCCGTTTGGTTATCATATGTTGCAGATGTACCAATGCGTAAAGTGCTGATGAAAGAGCCAATGGTCTCTCTACTTGCGTCTCTTCTCCCATGCCTgatgatttctccggtgatcagcGCTGTCTGCCGTATTCTGTCAATCTTGTTCCAGTGGTTGATGATGAGCTTTGGTCGCTATCCTTAG